A stretch of the Polynucleobacter tropicus genome encodes the following:
- a CDS encoding efflux transporter outer membrane subunit, translated as MSLLSACAVGPDFKQPEAPKTSSYTEGPVVKKLATAPGVPGGTDQEFVEGADIEAQWWELYKSPELDALIKKALEQNPNLGAADAALRASQENVNAQIGGQYFPAIGLGAGASRQLQPSAIYGLPYGSDTYNLYNTSVNVSYKLDVFGGARRAVEGARAQAEVAQFQLEGAYLSLTANVVTNAVREAALRAQMSATEEILKAQTNLAEVTEKQLVIGTVSKVDVTSQRTLVSNSQVDLLNYERNLAFTRNQLAVLVGEVPGNADIAHFDLSKLHLPEKLPLSVPSSLVRQRPDVRAAEAQLKAQNAFVGVATANLLPQFNITGSIGSAALTSAALFGPNSALWSIGGGILQPLFQGGQLLAQRRGALANYEQAAFQYQATVLNAFQEVANALRALETGAQALKAASDAERYAYETLDLVQKQYKLGTASYLAVLYYQNQYQQAKVKSVAAQATRFSDTAALFAALGGGWWNRVGPAFKPKDIANKDQNETSGNN; from the coding sequence GTGAGTTTGCTTTCAGCATGTGCTGTTGGTCCTGACTTTAAGCAACCTGAGGCGCCTAAAACCTCTTCTTATACCGAGGGTCCGGTAGTCAAAAAACTAGCAACCGCCCCTGGTGTGCCAGGTGGAACGGATCAAGAGTTTGTTGAGGGGGCAGATATAGAGGCGCAGTGGTGGGAGCTATACAAATCTCCTGAACTAGATGCCTTGATTAAAAAAGCATTAGAGCAAAATCCAAATTTAGGTGCAGCTGATGCTGCATTGCGTGCATCTCAAGAAAACGTAAATGCTCAAATTGGTGGGCAATACTTTCCTGCGATCGGTCTTGGTGCAGGCGCTAGTCGTCAGCTACAACCTTCAGCTATTTATGGTTTGCCATATGGATCTGATACCTACAATCTTTACAACACCTCTGTGAATGTAAGTTACAAGCTGGATGTGTTTGGAGGGGCTCGCCGCGCAGTGGAAGGCGCTAGAGCGCAGGCAGAGGTTGCACAGTTTCAGTTAGAGGGCGCATACCTTTCCTTAACGGCTAATGTGGTCACAAATGCAGTAAGAGAAGCCGCTCTGCGTGCGCAGATGAGTGCTACTGAAGAAATCTTGAAGGCGCAAACTAATCTTGCCGAAGTAACAGAAAAGCAGTTGGTGATTGGTACTGTTTCAAAAGTCGATGTCACTTCCCAAAGAACATTGGTATCGAATTCACAAGTGGATTTATTGAATTACGAAAGAAATTTGGCGTTTACACGCAATCAACTTGCGGTCTTAGTGGGTGAGGTGCCTGGTAATGCTGACATTGCTCATTTTGATTTAAGCAAATTACATTTGCCTGAAAAGTTGCCGCTCTCGGTTCCTTCAAGTCTTGTGCGCCAACGTCCAGATGTTCGTGCTGCCGAAGCTCAATTAAAAGCGCAGAATGCATTTGTTGGGGTTGCAACAGCAAACTTGTTGCCGCAATTTAATATCACTGGATCTATTGGTTCTGCCGCTCTTACTTCCGCAGCGCTATTTGGTCCTAACTCTGCTTTATGGTCTATTGGCGGCGGAATCTTGCAGCCCTTGTTCCAAGGCGGTCAATTGCTGGCGCAGCGTCGTGGCGCACTGGCCAATTATGAGCAAGCCGCTTTTCAATATCAGGCTACCGTCTTGAATGCATTTCAGGAAGTTGCTAATGCCCTGCGCGCTCTAGAGACTGGCGCTCAAGCACTTAAGGCGGCTTCTGATGCAGAGCGTTATGCCTATGAAACCTTAGACCTTGTGCAGAAACAGTACAAATTGGGAACCGCAAGTTATTTGGCAGTGCTCTATTACCAAAATCAGTATCAACAAGCCAAAGTCAAATCCGTTGCTGCTCAAGCAACGCGATTCTCAGATACAGCAGCATTATTTGCGGCATTAGGCGGTGGCTGGTGGAACCGAGTTGGTCCAGCCTTCAAACCAAAAGACATAGCGAACAAAGATCAAAATGAAACTTCTGGAAACAATTAA
- a CDS encoding efflux RND transporter periplasmic adaptor subunit gives MEPLPRRMTIMLCGVFLLLGLIFAFNQFKSFMIKHFISGMGLPPATVSTMVVATSEWQPKLTSVGNVRAFRGVDLSTEIGGLVQAVPVKSGQDVKEGDLLIKLNDASDVAQLNSLKAMADLAKVISERDKQQLAIQAISKNVFDTSNADAKSKQAQVEAQTALVAKKNLKAPFSGRVGIVSINPGQFVNPGDKLITLQTLDPIFVDFTLPQGNAEQIQVGQDVVVTTDAFKDASFTGKITAVSPKVDTNTRNIQIEAQIANPDKKVLPGMFANVNIKLGDQVKLLTLPQTAVTYNPYGSTVFIAKTTDKKDKQGKPALEAQQVFVTTGATRGDQVAILKGINEGDTVVTSGQLKLKNGTPLIINNKVQPANSPDPKPQE, from the coding sequence ATGGAGCCATTGCCACGTCGCATGACAATCATGCTATGCGGAGTCTTCTTATTGTTGGGGCTGATTTTTGCTTTTAATCAGTTCAAGTCATTCATGATTAAGCATTTCATATCAGGAATGGGTTTGCCGCCAGCCACTGTTTCTACGATGGTGGTTGCAACTTCAGAATGGCAACCAAAGCTAACGAGTGTTGGTAACGTCCGCGCATTTAGAGGGGTTGATCTCAGCACAGAAATTGGCGGTTTAGTCCAAGCCGTGCCTGTTAAATCTGGTCAAGATGTTAAAGAGGGTGATTTGCTGATTAAGTTAAATGATGCTTCAGATGTTGCGCAACTCAATTCCTTAAAAGCAATGGCAGATCTCGCAAAAGTTATTAGCGAGCGCGATAAGCAGCAGTTAGCGATTCAGGCTATTAGTAAAAACGTTTTTGATACCAGTAATGCCGACGCAAAATCAAAGCAAGCTCAGGTCGAAGCGCAAACTGCTTTGGTTGCCAAGAAAAATCTAAAGGCTCCATTTAGCGGACGTGTTGGCATTGTGTCAATTAACCCTGGCCAGTTCGTTAATCCAGGCGACAAATTAATTACCTTGCAAACTTTGGATCCTATATTTGTGGATTTCACCTTACCTCAAGGTAATGCGGAGCAAATTCAAGTTGGACAAGATGTTGTTGTTACTACTGATGCATTTAAAGATGCCAGCTTTACTGGCAAGATTACCGCGGTTAGTCCAAAGGTGGATACCAATACTCGCAATATTCAAATTGAGGCACAGATTGCCAACCCAGACAAGAAAGTATTACCTGGCATGTTTGCTAATGTGAATATCAAGCTTGGCGATCAAGTGAAATTGCTAACCTTGCCACAAACAGCGGTGACTTATAACCCTTATGGATCAACCGTCTTCATTGCTAAAACTACTGATAAGAAAGACAAGCAAGGCAAGCCAGCGCTGGAAGCGCAACAAGTATTTGTAACGACTGGCGCCACACGTGGCGACCAAGTGGCTATTCTCAAAGGTATTAATGAAGGGGATACCGTTGTCACTAGC